The DNA segment GCTCAGATAGAGATTCAGGAGGCCGAAGGTCACATAAGTTGCTGTGACCGACTGGGTGGTTCCCACTCCAGGATTCAGGCTGAGCGGAATCGCAGTCAGGCTCGTGCCCAGATCGACTATGGAATAGGCGTAAATTCCGTTTGATCCTGGAGGGCCGCTGTGGACAAAGTCATAAGTAAAACCATTGCTTTCGTCGGCTACGGATCCGTAATCCGTGGTACTGGTCGGACCCCAGTAAACCTCAGGAGTTTCGGAACTGATATTGAAGGCCTGGTATTCGGCCGGAGGCGGAGTTACCGGGTTACTCACTACGACCTGTCTGGTGAGTGTCTGAGGTGTTGATTTCAGGTTGGAATAGAAAGAGAAACTGAAATTATAAGTACCGCTCGATTTGAGCGTACCGTCAGTGTTGAGATAGCCCTGGTAGCTGGAGGTCGGGTGGAAGTAAATCGCAGTGTTGGTGGAATTCATGCTGAAGTCCGTCACAGGCGTGGACTGCGCTTCTGAATCATATGCCAGGAGTGTAGTGTGGGCAGTATTCGGATACAGATAGGAGGTTTTCGAGAGTGAGGTGCTGCTGCCGACTTTAGTGATCGTAACAGTCGCCCAGTAATAATAATCTTCAGTGACTCCGACAGGCCCGGAAAATGTGAGTGTTCCCTTGATCGGGTCGCCGACAGTAAAAGTGGTGGCACTGTTGTCGGGATTGGTCGCCACGAGGCTCGTGACTGTAGGAGGAGGTACAATGGTCTGCGGATTCGTAAGCAGACTGACGTTGAGATTCGGACTCAGTCCGACAGACGTAAGCTGCTGGGATGAAATGCTGCTGCCCTGATACAGGGTGGCGCATTTTTCATTGCTTTGCGTCTTGCTGACTTCGATAGTGTCTACGCCGACATACGCCGGTTCCCAGCTGCTGCCTTTCATCAGAAGGGCATAGCTGAAGATATACAGGCTGCTGCCCGGAAGGGCTGAGACGACTGCTTCATGATTAACATAATCGACGAAGGCACCGCCCATGAATTTGAAATTGGCGTCATTGATTGTGTAAGTCTGTCCGATTGTAGGGACTGTGAATGAAGTGAAAGTCGTGGATTTCATGATTCCAGGGGCTGCTTCTTTCTGAGGGGCGCACAGCTGACTTGTCCCGCAGATCTGCCAGATCATGATTCCCATTTTACCGGCCGACTCAAGCTGGGTTTCAGTAGTACCGGCCACAACCAACTCTTTTCCGGGGGCTGCTAAGCCGGTGAACGGACTGTCGACAAGTCTGACGCTGATCTTGAGCGGTACAGTGGACTGGTTTGAGTCAGCGCCGACCATGGCTGATTCACCGCCGCCTCCGCCACCTCCGCATCCTGAAACTGCCAGCATCAGTAAAGATGCTAAAAAAATCGCGATGTATTTATACATTTATTTCCTCCTCTCTTTATTTACCATTTCACCTTGACCTGACCCATTTCACCACTTTGGCTGGTTCCACCTGAAGTCGGCTTGTCTTCTGTCAAGGTATTGGAAGTTGTGTTGTTGATCACATTGTTGACATACTTCTGCATTTCCTGATTAGTGCTGGTGTCTGAGGTCCCGGTTGTAGCTTTAGTGAAGTCACTGGAGGTGAATTCCTGTGCCACCTGCTGCACGGTCTGGGTCAGCTGCTGGATTTCGAGTCCGGTATTCTCCAGGGAAGCTGCAGCGGTAGTTGTACTCTTAATACCAGTATTTTTAATGTTTTCACTTTCCTGAATTCCCGTATTTCCAGTACCCGTATCACCGGTTGCAGGAGTGGCCTCTTCCATCTGCTTGACCGCATCCTGGAAGGTTTCCACTGCATTTCCTATCACATTACCTTTTTGGTCAAATTTTGCATTTTCATTTACTTTTTTACTCTCGCCTTCACCTTTTTGCTCACCCTTCTTCTCTTCCATCTTTTTCTTCTCTGCTTCAGCAGCCTTGAGGGCGATGGAAGGAACGAATGACATCTGCTGCCCGGCCTGCACGAGCTGGGGTTTCGGAGTCACACCAGTGAGCAGCGGTACGAATGCCACTGAACCGTTCGTGACTGTCAGTCTCATCAGGTCACGGGTAACTTCGATAATGAATTCGGTGCCACGGACTCCGCAGATGGCGTTCGGAGTAGCCACCTTGAGTGAGTCGTCCTCTTTCTTGGCTTTGGCCCAGAGAGTACCCTTGATCATCTGGATGAAAGAAACTTTTTCCTTGGTATTGGCTTTGCTTTCTGGAATTATGAATTCTGAATCTGGTTTCACGCGGATCACGGCAGTGCCTGAAAGCACAACTTCAGCCTTGCCGTTGGAGAGTGTTTTCACCATATCTCCGATTGCCAGATCCATATTGTCGTCAGCCTTGACCCAGTCGCCTCCTGCTTTCTTCACCCGCACCATGCCCACTTTTTCCTTTAAAAAAGTAC comes from the Candidatus Wallbacteria bacterium genome and includes:
- a CDS encoding FecR family protein, which encodes MAKRLILLVIGILFLTQIVYAEDEFPNRTFLKEKVGMVRVKKAGGDWVKADDNMDLAIGDMVKTLSNGKAEVVLSGTAVIRVKPDSEFIIPESKANTKEKVSFIQMIKGTLWAKAKKEDDSLKVATPNAICGVRGTEFIIEVTRDLMRLTVTNGSVAFVPLLTGVTPKPQLVQAGQQMSFVPSIALKAAEAEKKKMEEKKGEQKGEGESKKVNENAKFDQKGNVIGNAVETFQDAVKQMEEATPATGDTGTGNTGIQESENIKNTGIKSTTTAAASLENTGLEIQQLTQTVQQVAQEFTSSDFTKATTGTSDTSTNQEMQKYVNNVINNTTSNTLTEDKPTSGGTSQSGEMGQVKVKW